Genomic window (Alphaproteobacteria bacterium):
GGCAGCCACGCGCAGCGGGATATTTTCGCGCAATACCTCATCGAAGCCGCGACGAAAGACAGGCAGTTTTCGCTGGCCCGCGCATTGCTGGCGGAACGGGTCGCGCTGTATCCGGCCAACCGGGACGCCTGGTCACGCTATGCGGACACGCTGGAAGCGCTGGGGGACAACGCGGGCGCTACGGCCGCGCGCCGAAAAGCCGCCTAATCCGCCAGCCCCAGTTCCGCGACCATCGCTTCGCGCATTCTGAATTTCTGCGGCTTGCCGGTGACCGTCATCGGCAGGGCGTCGACGAAGCGGATATAACGCGGGATCTTGTAGTGGGCGATCCGGCCCTGGCAGAAATCCCGGATATCCGACTCATCGGCGCCCTCGCCTTCCTTGAGGATAATCCAGGCGCAGACTTCCTCGCCGAACTTATCATCCGGCACGCCGAAGACCTGCACGTCCTTGATTTTCGGATGCCGGTACAGGAATTCCTCGATCTCCCGCGGATAGACGTTCTCGCCGCCCCGGATCAGCATTTCCTTCAGCCGCCCGACGATACGGACATAGCCGTCGTCGTCCATGACGGCGAGATCGCCCGTATGCATGAAGCCTTCGGCGTCGATTGATTCAGCGGTCCGTTCCGGTTCGTTCCAGTAGCCCTGCATGACCAGATAGCCGCGCGTACAGACCTCGCCGGTTTCGCCGATGGGAACGGTTCGCCCTTCCGCGTCGACCAGCCTGATTTCCGCATGCGGATGGATCCGTCCGACGGTCCCGACCCGCCTGTCCATCGGATCGTCGGCGGCGCTTTGCAGGGACACGGGGCTGGTTTCGGTCATGCCATAGGCGATGGTCACCTCGCGCATGTTCATGTCGTCCACCGCCCGCTGCATGAACGCGGCCGGGCATGGCGCGCCGGCCATGATCCCCGTGCGCATCGCCGACAGATCGAAGGTCGGAAATTCGGGATGCTGCAGCATGGCGATGAACATCGTCGGCACGCCGTACATTGCCGTGCACCGTTCGGCCTCCAGGGCCTTCAGGGTGGCCAGCGGTTCGAAGGCCTCATCGGGAAACACCATGCAGGCGCCGGCGGAAACGCAGCCGAGCACGCCCATCACCATGCCGAAACAATGGTACAGCGGCACCGGGATACACAGCCGGTCCTCGTGGCTGAAGCGCATCGCGGCGACGACGAAGCGACCGTTATTGACGATATTCGCATGGGTCAGGGTCGCCCCCTTCGGCGTGCCCGTCGTGCCGCTGGTGAACTGGATATTGATCGGATCGTCCGGATCGAGGCTTTCGGCAATCGCGTCGATATCGATGCCGGCGCCGCTCCCGGCCAGGTCGTCGAAATTCAGCATGCCGGGAGTCCGTTCCGCCCCCATGCGGAACACAAAACGCAGTTCCGGCAGCCGCGCCGCCCGCAGCGCCCCCGGCGACGCGGTATCGATTTCCGGCGCCAGTTCACGGATCATCGCTATGTAATCGCTGGTCCGGAACCTGGCGGCGATCAGCAGCGCGCGGCAACCGACATTGTTGAGCGCGAATTCCAGTTCCGACAACCGGTAGGCGGGATTGATATTGACCAGGATCAGCCCGATTTTCG
Coding sequences:
- a CDS encoding AMP-binding protein; translation: MADVTFDPRPRGGVSHVIGDTRQPLWRKTIPRMLAETAARYPDREALVFCAHGYRRTYREFAAEVDAVAAGLAAQGLRKGERVGVWSPNRPEWVVLQFASAKIGLILVNINPAYRLSELEFALNNVGCRALLIAARFRTSDYIAMIRELAPEIDTASPGALRAARLPELRFVFRMGAERTPGMLNFDDLAGSGAGIDIDAIAESLDPDDPINIQFTSGTTGTPKGATLTHANIVNNGRFVVAAMRFSHEDRLCIPVPLYHCFGMVMGVLGCVSAGACMVFPDEAFEPLATLKALEAERCTAMYGVPTMFIAMLQHPEFPTFDLSAMRTGIMAGAPCPAAFMQRAVDDMNMREVTIAYGMTETSPVSLQSAADDPMDRRVGTVGRIHPHAEIRLVDAEGRTVPIGETGEVCTRGYLVMQGYWNEPERTAESIDAEGFMHTGDLAVMDDDGYVRIVGRLKEMLIRGGENVYPREIEEFLYRHPKIKDVQVFGVPDDKFGEEVCAWIILKEGEGADESDIRDFCQGRIAHYKIPRYIRFVDALPMTVTGKPQKFRMREAMVAELGLAD